The proteins below come from a single Anderseniella sp. Alg231-50 genomic window:
- a CDS encoding fumarate hydratase, with protein MIPIDLIQKTAETLMDKAAIEIPDDYLEGLKAAASVEDGDLSSFVLQAMLENYKAAKEDRRAMCGDTGTPRWYVKMGNETQVEGGPVALEAALRRATANATNGVPLRPNRVHPLWRTDHDNNVGIGAPEIEYAYEPGGEWIDLITVHKGGLFGTDYRMLFPSDGIQGIKRFFLDSLVAFGKRGLACQPAIIGIGLGGCKDTCMVLGKRAACLRTVGDRNSDPKIAELELEFTELGNSIGMGAMGFVGKSMVIDTHIEVGYCHTGGMQMSVHAFCLSSRRAVARVFADGRVEHRTDPEWFTDYQRRETVEWEMPASHEKSA; from the coding sequence ATGATCCCGATTGATCTGATCCAGAAAACGGCCGAGACACTGATGGACAAGGCGGCCATTGAAATCCCGGACGACTATCTGGAAGGCCTGAAGGCTGCGGCCAGTGTCGAAGACGGCGACCTGTCATCATTCGTGCTGCAGGCGATGCTGGAAAACTACAAGGCGGCCAAGGAAGACCGACGCGCCATGTGCGGCGATACCGGAACGCCGCGCTGGTACGTGAAAATGGGCAATGAGACCCAGGTCGAAGGCGGTCCGGTTGCGCTGGAAGCCGCCTTGCGCCGCGCCACGGCCAACGCCACCAATGGCGTGCCGCTGCGGCCCAACCGGGTGCATCCGCTGTGGCGTACCGACCATGACAACAATGTCGGCATCGGCGCGCCGGAGATTGAATATGCCTACGAGCCGGGCGGCGAGTGGATCGACCTGATCACTGTGCACAAGGGCGGCCTGTTCGGCACCGACTACCGCATGCTGTTTCCGTCCGACGGCATTCAGGGCATCAAGCGGTTTTTCCTCGACAGCCTGGTGGCGTTCGGCAAGCGCGGCCTGGCCTGCCAGCCGGCGATAATCGGTATTGGGCTCGGTGGCTGCAAGGATACCTGCATGGTGCTGGGCAAGCGCGCCGCCTGCCTGCGCACGGTGGGCGACAGGAACTCCGACCCGAAGATCGCCGAGCTGGAGCTGGAGTTTACCGAACTGGGAAATTCCATTGGCATGGGCGCGATGGGTTTTGTCGGCAAATCCATGGTTATCGATACCCATATTGAGGTGGGCTACTGCCATACCGGCGGCATGCAGATGTCCGTGCATGCGTTCTGCCTGTCATCGCGCCGGGCGGTGGCGCGGGTTTTCGCCGATGGGCGTGTGGAACACCGCACCGACCCTGAATGGTTCACTGATTATCAACGCCGGGAGACTGTGGAATGGGAAATGCCCGCAAGCCACGAGAAATCCGCCTGA
- a CDS encoding carboxymuconolactone decarboxylase family protein, with product MARVRDVEMEELPEDVQPIFHRYATEYGPFLNQVKVFAHRPPAVKHIMGLLLELSEEKVLPKRYLEIAVVVVSKINECTYCVKHHGPRLVEQGLSPETVDNILEPEVEGFDEVDMLVRDYAVQVTNNFQYMRDQIFEDLKQHFTEEQVVELTLRIALCGFFNRFNDALQIGIEDNVMTDMLSHETAAE from the coding sequence ATGGCACGCGTACGCGATGTTGAAATGGAAGAATTGCCTGAAGATGTACAGCCGATATTTCACCGGTACGCCACGGAGTACGGCCCGTTTCTGAACCAGGTGAAAGTGTTTGCGCATCGCCCGCCGGCGGTAAAACACATAATGGGACTGTTGCTGGAACTCTCCGAAGAAAAAGTTCTTCCCAAGCGCTATCTCGAAATAGCGGTGGTGGTGGTCTCCAAGATCAATGAATGTACATATTGTGTAAAGCATCACGGGCCGCGGCTGGTTGAACAGGGCCTCAGCCCAGAAACGGTCGACAATATCCTGGAGCCGGAAGTCGAGGGCTTTGATGAAGTGGACATGCTGGTGCGCGATTACGCGGTGCAGGTGACCAATAATTTCCAGTATATGCGGGACCAGATCTTCGAGGATCTGAAACAGCACTTTACCGAAGAGCAGGTGGTCGAACTGACCTTGCGCATTGCCTTGTGCGGGTTCTTCAACCGGTTCAACGATGCCTTGCAGATAGGCATAGAAGACAATGTGATGACAGACATGCTGTCCCATGAAACAGCGGCGGAATAG
- a CDS encoding ABC transporter permease subunit: MSAYLISMATFVGFFMILALALNLQWGMTGMVNFGIAGFYALGAYTSGLLSVKLGWPVGITIAMSCVTGLIAGGLVALLSMRLREDYLAIVTLGFGEIVRLIALNEDQITEGPRGLKIDARPFADMFDRETYPLVYLALVALAVAVVFLIVECIRRSPMGRTLRAIREDDVVAEVLGKNVLRHRIQVFALGGSFMGLAGALYAHYVQNISPEVFMPMVAIFIWMSVIVGGAGNNWGLLLGAGVVMTILEGSRFLGDFIDFLDAEQLSAIRIIVIGVLLIAILRVRPRGLIPEPKFSFAAASADQERQPSTENAK; encoded by the coding sequence ATGAGTGCATACCTGATATCCATGGCCACATTTGTCGGCTTCTTCATGATCCTGGCGCTGGCTCTCAACCTGCAGTGGGGCATGACGGGCATGGTGAACTTCGGCATTGCCGGATTTTATGCGCTCGGCGCCTACACCAGCGGCCTGCTGTCAGTGAAGCTGGGCTGGCCGGTCGGCATCACCATCGCAATGAGCTGTGTGACGGGCCTGATTGCGGGCGGCCTGGTTGCCCTGCTGTCGATGCGATTGCGAGAGGACTATCTTGCCATTGTCACATTGGGCTTCGGCGAGATTGTGCGGTTGATCGCTCTGAATGAAGACCAGATCACCGAAGGGCCGCGCGGCCTGAAAATTGATGCCCGCCCGTTTGCCGACATGTTTGATCGCGAAACCTATCCGCTGGTCTACCTGGCGCTGGTGGCGCTCGCGGTAGCCGTGGTTTTCCTGATCGTTGAGTGTATTCGGCGATCTCCGATGGGGCGGACGCTGCGCGCCATCCGCGAAGACGACGTGGTTGCCGAAGTGCTGGGCAAGAACGTGTTGCGGCACCGGATACAGGTGTTCGCGCTGGGCGGCAGTTTCATGGGACTGGCCGGTGCGCTTTACGCGCACTACGTGCAGAACATCAGTCCTGAAGTCTTCATGCCAATGGTCGCGATCTTCATCTGGATGTCGGTCATTGTCGGTGGAGCAGGTAATAACTGGGGGCTTTTACTGGGAGCCGGTGTGGTCATGACCATTCTGGAAGGATCACGGTTTCTGGGAGACTTCATTGACTTCCTCGACGCCGAACAGCTCTCGGCCATCCGCATTATCGTTATCGGTGTTCTGCTGATCGCGATACTGCGCGTGCGTCCGAGGGGCCTGATACCGGAACCCAAATTCTCGTTTGCCGCTGCATCAGCTGACCAGGAGCGGCAACCTTCTACTGAAAACGCAAAATAA
- a CDS encoding fumarate hydratase C-terminal domain-containing protein: protein MGNARKPREIRLSTTPSAEALADLRLGDIVYLDGLMYTAREGVYKRALEDKANIPMELPSQSAANFHCSPAARINTDGSFEMGAVTATASFRFAKWLPEWLAKSGAKLVIGKGGMTSKDYKSYFVPNGAIYLSTVGYGTGALLGRGVENVEAVHWNEELGLAQAMWVIRCNRMGPFIVASDLEGNCLFERENERISENLHKAYEGTKPATLKRFGETDDKSDELIG, encoded by the coding sequence ATGGGAAATGCCCGCAAGCCACGAGAAATCCGCCTGAGCACGACGCCGAGTGCTGAAGCGCTGGCCGACCTGCGCCTGGGTGACATCGTCTACCTGGACGGGTTGATGTATACGGCGCGCGAAGGTGTCTACAAGCGCGCGCTTGAGGATAAGGCCAACATTCCGATGGAACTGCCATCGCAAAGTGCGGCGAACTTTCATTGTTCGCCTGCGGCCCGGATCAACACGGACGGCAGTTTTGAAATGGGGGCGGTGACGGCAACCGCATCGTTCCGGTTTGCCAAATGGCTGCCGGAATGGCTGGCCAAGTCCGGCGCCAAGCTGGTGATCGGCAAGGGCGGTATGACCAGCAAGGATTACAAGAGCTATTTTGTGCCCAACGGAGCGATCTATCTGAGCACGGTCGGCTATGGCACCGGTGCGCTGCTGGGGCGCGGGGTTGAGAATGTCGAAGCGGTTCACTGGAACGAAGAACTTGGCCTGGCGCAGGCCATGTGGGTGATCCGCTGCAACAGGATGGGGCCGTTTATCGTGGCATCGGACCTTGAGGGCAACTGCCTGTTCGAACGGGAAAACGAACGCATTTCTGAAAACCTGCACAAGGCCTATGAGGGCACAAAACCCGCGACGTTGAAACGGTTCGGCGAAACCGACGACAAGAGTGACGAACTGATCGGCTGA
- a CDS encoding ABC transporter permease subunit, protein MNGQLIINGIVNASLIAPPAIAFSLLFGILRFPNFAIGAYVTVGAFIAYALNVGAGLPMWVAGLGAMAGTAVVVWLSDVFVFKPMRGHTPVTLLVVSIALALIIEHIIRLFYGADVRGFDLPLERPIKFAGMRITGEQIDIIVMTIVIGIAIHLLLQYTRIGKAMRATADNETLAEVRGINTSYVIAFTWFICGALFGLTGVFAGLDLVIEPLVGWYLTIPIFAAAILGGIGSPYGAMLGALLVGLAEELTVLVLPSSYKIGVGFVIIAVLLLIRPHGLLGQPEIKK, encoded by the coding sequence ATGAACGGTCAACTGATCATAAACGGCATCGTGAATGCCTCACTCATCGCACCACCGGCAATCGCATTCTCGCTGCTGTTCGGAATTTTGCGGTTTCCCAATTTTGCCATTGGCGCCTATGTGACGGTCGGTGCGTTTATCGCCTATGCGCTGAATGTCGGGGCAGGACTGCCCATGTGGGTCGCCGGCCTCGGGGCGATGGCCGGCACGGCCGTTGTGGTCTGGTTGTCGGACGTTTTCGTGTTCAAGCCGATGCGCGGCCACACACCGGTAACCCTGCTGGTGGTCTCCATCGCGCTTGCCCTGATTATCGAACATATCATCCGGTTGTTCTACGGCGCGGATGTGCGTGGTTTCGACCTGCCGCTCGAACGGCCGATAAAGTTCGCCGGCATGCGCATTACCGGCGAGCAGATCGACATCATCGTGATGACCATCGTCATCGGCATCGCCATTCACCTGCTGCTGCAGTACACCCGCATCGGCAAGGCCATGCGCGCCACCGCAGACAATGAGACACTGGCGGAAGTGCGCGGCATCAACACCTCCTATGTCATTGCCTTCACCTGGTTCATCTGCGGCGCCTTGTTCGGCCTGACCGGGGTGTTTGCCGGGCTGGACCTGGTCATCGAGCCGCTGGTCGGATGGTATCTGACCATTCCGATTTTTGCGGCAGCGATACTGGGCGGTATCGGGTCGCCTTACGGCGCCATGCTCGGCGCCTTGCTGGTGGGGCTGGCGGAGGAACTGACAGTGCTGGTGTTGCCGAGCTCCTACAAGATCGGGGTCGGGTTCGTGATCATTGCGGTGCTGCTGCTGATCCGTCCGCACGGATTGCTCGGCCAGCCGGAGATCAAGAAATGA
- a CDS encoding 2Fe-2S iron-sulfur cluster-binding protein: MSSDPVELEVSVWRGDSASGRFEDFKVPAQENQTILDVVTWIQQHRDPTLSYRYACRVGMCGSCAMMVNGVPRWTCRTHVKVALKDNRISIGPLRNLPVIKDLATDMDPFFDKWVAAEGVHHPSRTRDDAIEQIDPEDASRLEANKGIECINCSVCYAACDTVAGNADYLGPAALLRAWTLYNDAKDDGKLNILDAVSGRGGCHNCHSQGSCSHYCPNDLNPMAAIAGLKRASAFSFFKGRK, translated from the coding sequence TTGTCGTCCGACCCTGTTGAATTAGAGGTTTCGGTCTGGCGCGGTGACAGTGCATCCGGCCGGTTCGAGGACTTCAAGGTTCCGGCCCAGGAAAATCAGACCATTCTGGACGTGGTCACGTGGATCCAGCAGCACCGTGACCCTACGCTGTCCTACCGCTATGCATGCCGTGTCGGCATGTGCGGATCGTGCGCCATGATGGTCAACGGCGTGCCGCGCTGGACGTGCCGCACCCATGTGAAGGTTGCACTGAAGGACAACAGGATCAGCATTGGCCCGTTGCGTAACCTGCCGGTGATCAAGGACCTTGCGACGGACATGGATCCGTTCTTTGACAAGTGGGTTGCGGCTGAAGGCGTGCATCATCCGTCAAGGACGCGCGACGATGCGATCGAGCAGATTGACCCTGAAGATGCCTCGCGCCTGGAAGCCAACAAGGGTATCGAATGCATCAACTGTTCGGTGTGCTATGCCGCCTGCGATACGGTGGCCGGCAATGCAGACTATCTCGGACCGGCCGCCCTGCTACGGGCGTGGACCCTGTACAATGACGCCAAGGACGACGGCAAGCTGAACATCCTCGATGCCGTGTCAGGCAGGGGCGGGTGCCATAACTGCCACAGCCAGGGCAGTTGCAGTCACTACTGCCCCAATGACCTGAATCCGATGGCGGCGATCGCAGGCTTGAAGCGGGCGTCGGCGTTCTCCTTTTTCAAGGGGAGGAAATAG
- a CDS encoding FAD-binding protein: MNSTSPIERHDTDILILGTGGAGMFAALHAQQSAAPGTKITIAVKGLIGKCGCTRMVQGGYNVALGGGDTVERHFMDTINGGKWLPNQDMAWKLCEQAVVRIRELENEVGCFFDRNPDGSLHQKAFAGQTADRTVHKGDLTGIEIINRLMEQVLSRPVEKLQEHRAIGLIPTKDGSAIAGVLFIDMRTGKFRFVRAKAVMMGTGGGPTMYKYNTPSGDKTMDGLAMALRAGLPLRDMEMVQFHPTGLLAGDHTKMTGTVLEEGLRGAGGQLLNGAEQRFMFDYDDLGERATRDVVSRSIYSEMRKNNSSKNGGVYISMSHLGPDTVRKKFKGMVKRCEDSGFDLAAGLVEVVPTAHYFMGGVVVDEDTRTELEGFYVAGEDAGGAHGSNRLGGNGVANSTVYGGVAGDVMGADIRNMSALRDPDEAVLAAEIERAQLPFSKSPGNVQRLRHELQETMWDDVGVLRTATGMKRGARRISEIKSELRETGVASDNLAFNLTWHDWLNLASLCDVSDVIAAAGLARENSRGAHHREDFPDTGTMESSYFTVARKQADKVDVVREAVQFTIVRPGETILPDGEPETLVEAAQ, from the coding sequence ATGAATTCGACCAGCCCAATTGAACGCCATGACACCGATATCCTGATCCTGGGCACTGGTGGCGCCGGCATGTTTGCGGCCCTGCATGCACAACAGTCAGCCGCGCCTGGCACCAAGATCACCATCGCGGTAAAGGGCCTTATCGGCAAATGCGGCTGCACCCGCATGGTGCAGGGCGGTTACAATGTGGCGCTCGGAGGCGGCGACACGGTTGAACGCCATTTCATGGATACAATCAACGGCGGCAAGTGGCTGCCCAACCAGGATATGGCCTGGAAACTGTGTGAACAGGCAGTGGTGCGGATCCGTGAGCTGGAAAATGAAGTGGGCTGCTTCTTTGACCGCAACCCGGACGGCTCGCTGCACCAGAAGGCGTTCGCGGGCCAGACCGCCGACCGAACCGTTCACAAGGGCGATCTGACCGGTATTGAAATCATCAACCGGCTGATGGAACAGGTGCTCAGCCGGCCCGTTGAAAAACTGCAGGAGCATCGCGCCATCGGGCTGATCCCGACAAAGGACGGTTCGGCCATCGCAGGTGTGCTGTTCATCGACATGCGGACCGGCAAATTCCGCTTTGTACGGGCAAAGGCGGTGATGATGGGCACCGGTGGCGGGCCGACCATGTACAAATACAACACACCGTCCGGCGACAAGACCATGGATGGGCTTGCCATGGCTTTGCGCGCCGGACTGCCCCTGCGCGATATGGAAATGGTGCAGTTCCACCCCACCGGCCTGCTGGCGGGAGATCACACCAAGATGACCGGCACCGTTCTGGAGGAGGGCCTGCGCGGAGCCGGCGGACAGTTGCTCAACGGCGCCGAACAAAGGTTCATGTTCGACTATGATGACCTGGGTGAGCGCGCCACCCGGGATGTCGTCAGCCGCAGTATCTACTCGGAGATGCGCAAGAACAACTCGTCCAAAAACGGCGGCGTCTATATTTCGATGAGCCATCTTGGACCTGATACTGTGCGCAAGAAATTCAAGGGCATGGTGAAGCGTTGCGAAGACAGCGGTTTTGACCTGGCAGCAGGCCTGGTCGAAGTCGTGCCGACGGCGCACTATTTCATGGGCGGTGTCGTGGTCGATGAAGATACGCGTACCGAACTGGAAGGCTTTTATGTTGCCGGAGAAGATGCTGGTGGCGCGCACGGTTCCAACCGGCTGGGTGGCAATGGAGTTGCCAATTCAACCGTTTATGGCGGTGTTGCCGGCGATGTGATGGGCGCCGATATCCGGAACATGAGCGCATTGCGTGATCCCGATGAAGCAGTGCTGGCTGCGGAAATCGAGCGGGCGCAACTGCCGTTTTCAAAAAGCCCCGGCAATGTGCAGCGACTGCGTCATGAGCTGCAGGAAACCATGTGGGACGATGTTGGCGTGCTGCGTACGGCAACCGGCATGAAACGCGGTGCGCGCCGGATCTCGGAGATAAAATCGGAACTGCGCGAGACAGGTGTGGCATCGGATAACCTGGCGTTCAACCTGACCTGGCATGACTGGCTGAACCTGGCGAGCCTGTGCGACGTGTCGGACGTGATCGCCGCAGCCGGACTGGCCCGCGAGAACTCCCGTGGTGCGCATCACCGCGAAGACTTTCCCGACACCGGCACGATGGAAAGCTCATATTTCACGGTTGCCCGGAAGCAGGCAGACAAAGTTGATGTGGTCCGTGAGGCAGTTCAGTTTACAATCGTCAGACCCGGCGAAACCATATTGCCTGACGGCGAGCCGGAAACACTGGTGGAGGCTGCGCAATGA
- a CDS encoding ABC transporter substrate-binding protein has protein sequence MSSKITRRSALITGGAIAAASVFAPNIARAADPINVGSLTPNTGGGGPFGPKITSAHKRVVELVNSQGGVLGTTINLFQENSETNPETAVRAADKLINVNKVVGILGTWSSSVTLGIMPKCQEAGVIQMCTSSSADIPVRDEKGYVFNFQALSPVWGRAIASLALRRGFKTFNLMALNNDFTRSMMDGFTEIVGKDKLLQDSFYYNGGQSSYRSEVTQLIEKNPEAVFIPSYVTDFTSVYKEIFRQGYEGQVISVSISTGAKFKEAIGEAANGIIHGLPVPPIKSPAYAEYVTETGLEPTDGVQHPFGTAGRDQMSVLLLAIEKAGSTDADKVSKAIWEVTTGDGKETVYNVTEGLKAIRAGKEINYSGASSSIEFDKEGMVLGRDFQLAEIKDGKDVVIERLEF, from the coding sequence ATGAGTAGCAAAATCACACGCCGCAGTGCCTTGATAACAGGCGGTGCAATTGCCGCGGCCAGCGTGTTCGCACCGAATATCGCGCGCGCGGCTGATCCGATCAATGTCGGCAGCCTGACGCCCAACACCGGCGGCGGCGGTCCGTTCGGCCCCAAGATCACTTCGGCGCACAAGCGTGTCGTTGAGTTGGTGAACAGCCAGGGCGGCGTGCTCGGCACGACCATCAACCTTTTTCAGGAAAACTCCGAAACCAACCCGGAAACCGCGGTGCGCGCTGCCGACAAGCTGATCAATGTCAACAAGGTCGTTGGCATTCTGGGCACCTGGTCGTCATCGGTAACGCTGGGCATCATGCCGAAGTGCCAGGAAGCAGGCGTCATCCAGATGTGTACGTCTTCATCGGCCGACATCCCGGTCCGCGACGAAAAGGGCTATGTGTTCAACTTCCAGGCGCTGTCGCCGGTCTGGGGACGGGCGATTGCCAGCCTGGCATTGCGGCGTGGCTTCAAGACCTTCAACCTGATGGCGCTGAACAACGACTTCACCCGCTCGATGATGGATGGGTTCACCGAAATCGTCGGCAAGGACAAGCTGCTGCAGGACTCCTTCTATTACAATGGTGGCCAGTCGTCCTATCGTTCCGAGGTAACCCAGCTGATCGAGAAGAACCCGGAAGCGGTCTTCATTCCGTCCTACGTCACCGACTTCACATCCGTGTACAAGGAGATTTTCCGGCAGGGTTATGAAGGCCAGGTGATTTCGGTGTCGATCTCGACCGGCGCAAAGTTCAAGGAAGCCATTGGTGAAGCAGCCAACGGCATTATTCACGGGCTTCCCGTGCCGCCAATCAAGAGCCCGGCCTATGCGGAGTATGTGACTGAAACCGGTCTTGAACCAACTGATGGTGTCCAACATCCGTTCGGCACTGCAGGTCGTGACCAGATGTCGGTGTTGCTGCTGGCGATTGAAAAGGCCGGCTCAACCGATGCTGACAAGGTGTCCAAGGCAATCTGGGAGGTCACTACCGGCGATGGCAAGGAAACGGTTTACAATGTGACTGAAGGTCTCAAAGCCATTCGCGCAGGCAAGGAGATCAATTATTCCGGTGCAAGTTCGAGCATTGAATTCGACAAGGAAGGCATGGTGCTTGGCCGTGACTTCCAGCTGGCCGAAATCAAGGACGGCAAGGATGTCGTGATCGAACGCCTGGAATTCTGA
- a CDS encoding aspartate/glutamate racemase family protein, giving the protein MYGRRGRIGLMVPTGNSVVEPEFQRMAPDGVSTHANRVELKDVTPDSLLAMENDTARSARQIAQTRLGVIAFACTSGSFVGGAGYDDRLIKMIEDETGIAATTTTTAVVRALRLLNVSRIALATPYTDEVTKLEVEYLNDNGFEVTAWQGGGITDTADIQECEPEVSFKRALEVDNDRAEAVFISCTGFRTIENIAGLEAELGKPVISSNQATFADCLRILDMHEVAPGYGSLFEKTFERVRGTATSGKASRQAAE; this is encoded by the coding sequence ATGTACGGAAGGCGTGGACGCATCGGCCTTATGGTTCCAACCGGCAACTCGGTTGTCGAGCCGGAGTTTCAACGCATGGCGCCTGATGGCGTGTCGACCCATGCCAACCGCGTGGAGTTGAAGGACGTCACGCCGGACAGCCTGCTGGCCATGGAAAACGATACGGCCCGTTCGGCACGTCAGATCGCCCAGACGCGGCTCGGTGTCATCGCCTTTGCCTGCACGTCGGGAAGCTTCGTCGGCGGGGCGGGATATGACGACCGGCTGATCAAGATGATCGAGGACGAAACCGGTATCGCAGCCACTACCACCACGACAGCTGTGGTGCGGGCCCTTCGGTTGTTGAACGTTTCCCGCATAGCGTTGGCCACACCCTATACGGACGAGGTGACAAAGCTTGAGGTTGAGTACCTGAATGACAACGGCTTTGAGGTTACGGCTTGGCAAGGCGGAGGTATTACCGATACGGCTGACATTCAGGAATGTGAGCCGGAAGTGTCCTTCAAGCGGGCTCTGGAAGTTGACAATGATCGGGCTGAAGCCGTTTTCATCTCCTGTACGGGGTTCAGAACCATCGAGAATATTGCCGGGCTGGAAGCCGAACTGGGCAAGCCGGTGATCTCGTCGAATCAGGCGACATTTGCCGATTGCCTGAGGATTCTTGACATGCATGAAGTCGCGCCGGGTTATGGCAGCCTGTTTGAGAAGACCTTTGAACGGGTTCGTGGTACCGCGACATCCGGCAAGGCCTCCCGGCAGGCCGCAGAATAG
- a CDS encoding ATP-binding cassette domain-containing protein has product MAEYLLEAENVCVGYGRGDIVHGVDVNVSAGRIATIIGPNGAGKSTMIKTIAGVLTRREGSIRIDGVEIGGKPASEIARCGVAYVPQEANVFRQLTVTENLQMGSWIEPNEFDGRYEKVCALFPILRERAKVRAGNLSGGQRQMVAFGMALMVEPKVLLLDEPSAGLSPAMVEQMFDTIKQVNRTGIAVLMVEQNAMQALKISDHGYVMAAGQVAMSAPASELLDSSEVSELYLGTRQ; this is encoded by the coding sequence ATGGCTGAGTACCTGCTGGAAGCTGAAAACGTCTGTGTGGGCTATGGCAGGGGTGACATCGTTCACGGTGTCGATGTCAATGTCAGCGCCGGGCGGATTGCGACGATCATCGGCCCCAACGGTGCCGGCAAATCCACCATGATCAAGACCATCGCCGGCGTGCTGACGCGCCGCGAAGGCTCGATCCGCATTGATGGTGTGGAAATCGGCGGCAAACCGGCGAGCGAGATCGCACGCTGCGGCGTGGCTTACGTGCCGCAGGAAGCCAATGTCTTCCGCCAGCTGACCGTCACTGAAAACCTGCAGATGGGCTCCTGGATCGAGCCGAATGAATTCGATGGCCGCTACGAGAAAGTCTGTGCCCTGTTTCCGATCCTCAGGGAGCGGGCAAAGGTGCGCGCGGGCAACCTGTCCGGCGGGCAAAGGCAGATGGTGGCTTTCGGCATGGCATTGATGGTCGAGCCGAAAGTTCTGTTGCTGGATGAGCCTTCTGCCGGGTTGTCTCCGGCCATGGTCGAGCAGATGTTCGACACCATCAAGCAGGTCAACCGAACCGGCATCGCGGTGCTGATGGTCGAACAGAACGCCATGCAGGCGCTGAAGATATCCGATCATGGCTATGTCATGGCCGCGGGTCAGGTCGCCATGTCGGCGCCCGCATCAGAATTGCTGGATTCCAGCGAAGTCTCCGAACTCTATCTGGGAACACGGCAATGA
- the sdhC gene encoding succinate dehydrogenase, cytochrome b556 subunit, with protein MIRPHRTHALWYAFILHRISGVGLALFLPVHFYTLALALTDPERLDGFFRWTELAVVKFAEFGLVFLLALHMFGGLRLMALEWLPWSDRQKTLAAGAAAVSFLISGVFLLRAI; from the coding sequence ATGATACGCCCGCACCGCACTCACGCGCTCTGGTACGCTTTCATCCTGCACCGCATTTCGGGTGTCGGGCTTGCCCTGTTCCTGCCGGTGCACTTCTACACGCTGGCGTTGGCCCTGACCGATCCTGAACGTCTCGACGGGTTTTTCAGGTGGACGGAACTGGCGGTCGTAAAATTTGCCGAGTTCGGACTGGTGTTCCTGCTGGCGTTGCACATGTTTGGCGGCCTGCGGCTGATGGCGCTCGAGTGGCTGCCCTGGTCAGACCGGCAGAAGACACTTGCGGCCGGGGCGGCGGCGGTCTCGTTCCTGATCTCCGGTGTGTTTCTGCTGAGGGCGATATAG
- a CDS encoding succinate dehydrogenase — translation MLTVRLYMLQRITALAMAPLVLGHLAVMIYAVQGGLSAAEILGRTQGSVAWFLFYGAFVVAVSIHAGIGLRVVVHEVVGLKGALLEMFTWATAAGLFLLGARAVMAVTLS, via the coding sequence ATGCTGACGGTCAGGCTTTACATGCTTCAGCGCATTACTGCACTGGCGATGGCGCCGCTGGTGCTGGGACACCTGGCTGTGATGATCTATGCGGTGCAGGGCGGGTTGTCGGCAGCCGAGATATTGGGACGCACACAAGGCAGCGTCGCCTGGTTTTTGTTTTACGGTGCCTTCGTTGTCGCCGTGTCGATCCACGCGGGCATCGGGTTGCGCGTCGTTGTCCATGAAGTCGTGGGCCTGAAGGGTGCGCTTCTGGAGATGTTCACATGGGCAACCGCGGCCGGCCTGTTCCTGCTGGGCGCGCGCGCGGTCATGGCGGTGACCTTGTCATGA